In Paenibacillus sp. BIC5C1, a genomic segment contains:
- a CDS encoding MalY/PatB family protein, with amino-acid sequence MSKNKNHTFDEPINRLSTGSEKWDALEEIFGVADALPMWVADMDFAAPPSVIQALKTRMEHGVFGYTVRTDAYHAALSGWMERRHNWSIHDEWVVFTPGIVPALSIAVQRFTEPGDAVVIQTPVYAPFYDVVRGQGRELMTNPLVENDGHYSMDLEHLESCLKTGRVKMLILCSPHNPVGRVWTREELQSLAALCVQYNVIIVSDEIHADLVHQRGAHTPLALISEAVADLSIICTAPSKTFNIPGLCTSNIIIPNAKLRESFMQGVKTMGLANISTLGAVAAEAAYNGAEEWLDDCLAYIRGNMEYVQEYVADHMPQIGIRFPEATYLLWMDFRKLNIPHAQLCTMLLKEAGLAFNDGSIFGAEGTGFMRMNVACPRSTVEEAMRRLSVLVGRLSNQ; translated from the coding sequence ATGAGCAAGAACAAGAATCATACATTTGATGAGCCGATTAATCGGCTCTCTACAGGATCAGAGAAATGGGATGCGCTTGAAGAGATTTTTGGCGTCGCAGATGCGCTCCCCATGTGGGTTGCTGATATGGATTTCGCTGCTCCGCCGTCGGTCATTCAAGCGCTGAAAACTCGAATGGAACATGGTGTTTTTGGCTATACGGTGCGAACAGATGCGTATCACGCCGCGCTATCGGGATGGATGGAGCGCCGTCACAACTGGAGCATTCACGATGAATGGGTTGTATTCACCCCAGGTATTGTGCCTGCACTCAGCATTGCTGTACAACGGTTCACCGAACCGGGAGATGCAGTAGTAATTCAGACTCCAGTGTATGCACCCTTCTATGATGTGGTACGTGGTCAGGGCAGAGAACTGATGACCAATCCATTAGTGGAGAACGATGGACATTATTCTATGGATCTGGAGCATCTGGAATCCTGCCTGAAGACGGGTCGGGTCAAAATGTTAATTCTGTGCAGCCCTCACAACCCAGTTGGGCGGGTATGGACTCGTGAAGAACTTCAAAGCCTTGCTGCACTCTGCGTGCAATATAATGTAATTATCGTTTCGGATGAGATTCATGCCGATCTGGTCCACCAACGCGGTGCGCATACTCCGTTGGCCCTGATTTCTGAAGCTGTCGCTGATCTCAGCATTATCTGTACAGCACCAAGCAAAACGTTCAACATACCAGGTCTTTGCACCTCCAATATCATCATACCAAATGCCAAGCTGCGGGAATCATTCATGCAGGGCGTGAAAACGATGGGACTTGCCAACATCAGCACGTTGGGAGCAGTTGCAGCCGAAGCGGCCTACAACGGTGCTGAAGAATGGCTGGATGACTGCCTTGCCTATATCCGCGGAAATATGGAATACGTGCAGGAGTATGTCGCAGATCATATGCCGCAAATCGGAATCCGATTTCCAGAAGCGACTTACCTGCTGTGGATGGATTTCCGAAAGTTGAATATTCCACATGCGCAGCTGTGTACGATGCTGCTCAAGGAAGCGGGACTCGCCTTCAATGATGGAAGTATCTTCGGAGCAGAAGGCACAGGATTCATGCGCATGAATGTGGCTTGCCCACGTTCAACAGTGGAAGAAGCCATGCGCAGATTGTCTGTGCTGGTGGGCAGGCTGTCGAACCAATAA